One Cervus canadensis isolate Bull #8, Minnesota chromosome 1, ASM1932006v1, whole genome shotgun sequence genomic window carries:
- the BTBD17 gene encoding BTB/POZ domain-containing protein 17, which yields MRRLGSAKPRSWASFWAMLTLVGMVTRAAQKADVGGESAGTSINHSQMLLQRLQELLRQGNASDVVLRVQAAGTDEVRVFHAHRLLLGLHSEQFRELLSNQSEVVLQEPRDCAAVFDKFIRYLYCGELTVLLAQAIPLHQLATKYRVASLQRGVADYMRAHLAGGAGPAVGWYHYAVSTGDEALRQSCLQFLAWNLSAVAGSAEWAAVSPELLAQLLPRSDLVLQDELELFQALEAWLGRARPPPAVAERALRAIRYPMIPPAQLFQLQARSAALARHGPAVADLLLQAYQFHAASPLHYAKFFDVNGSAFLPRNYLAPAWGAPWVINNPARDDRSTSFQTQLGPSGHDSGRRVTWNVLFSPRWLPVSLRPVYADAAGTALPLARPEDGRPRLVVTPASSGGDAAGVSFQKTVLVGARHHGRLLVRHAYSFHQSSEEAGDFLAHADLQRRNSEYLVENALHLHLIVKPVYHTLIRTPK from the exons CCCAGAAAGCTGATGTCGGCGGGGAGTCAGCGGGCACCTCCATCAACCACTCCCAGATGCTGCTCCAGCGCCTGCAGGAACTGCTGCGGCAGGGCAACGCCAGCGATGTGGTGCTGCGGGTGCAGGCTGCAGGCACCGACGAGGTCCGAGTTTTCCACGCCCACCGCCTGCTGCTGGGACTGCACAGTGAGCAGTTCCGGGAGCTGCTGAGCAACCAGAGCGAGGTGGTGCTGCAGGAGCCCCGGGACTGTGCTGCCGTCTTCGACAAGTTTATCAG GTACCTCTACTGCGGCGAGCTGACCGTGCTGCTGGCGCAGGCCATCCCCCTGCACCAGCTGGCCACCAAGTACCGCGTGGCCTCCTTGCAGCGGGGCGTGGCCGACTACATGCGCGCGCACCTGGCGGGCGGCGCGGGCCCGGCGGTGGGCTGGTACCACTACGCGGTGAGCACCGGAGACGAGGCCCTGCGCCAGAGCTGCCTGCAGTTCCTGGCCTGGAACCTGTCGGCCGTGGCGGGGAGTGCCGAGTGGGCCGCCGTGAGCCCTGAGCTGCTGGCGCAGCTGCTGCCGCGCTCGGACCTCGTGCTGCAGGACGAGCTGGAGCTGTTCCAGGCGCTGGAGGCGTGGCTGGGCCGCGCGCGGCCGCCGCCGGCCGTGGCCGAGCGCGCGCTGCGCGCCATCCGCTACCCCATGATCCCTCCGGCGCAGCTGTTCCAGCTGCAGGCGCGCTCGGCCGCCCTGGCGCGCCACGGCCCGGCGGTGGCCGACCTGCTGCTGCAGGCCTACCAGTTCCACGCCGCCTCGCCGCTGCACTACGCCAAGTTCTTCGACGTCAACGGCAGCGCCTTCCTGCCCCGCAACTACCTCGCGCCCGCCTGGGGCGCCCCGTGGGTCATCAACAACCCGGCCCGCGACGACCGCAGTACCAGCTTCCAGACGCAGCTGGGCCCGAGCGGCCACGACTCGGGCCGCCGGGTCACCTGGAACGTGCTCTTCTCGCCGCGCTGGCTGCCGGTCAGCCTGCGGCCCGTCTACGCGGACGCCGCGGGCACCGCGCTGCCCCTCGCACGCCCCGAGGACGGCCGGCCGCGGCTGGTGGTCACGCCGGCCAGCAGCGGCGGCGACGCGGCAGGCGTGAGCTTCCAGAAAACCGTGCTGGTGGGGGCGCGCCACCACGGCCGCCTGCTGGTCCGCCACGCCTACAGCTTCCACCAGAGCAGCGAGGAGGCCGGCGACTTCCTGGCGCACGCCGACCTGCAGCGGCGCAACTCCGAGTACCTGGTGGAGAACGCCCTGCATCTCCACCTCATTGTCAAGCCCGTCTATCACACCCTCATCCGGACCCCCAAGTAG